A window of Rhododendron vialii isolate Sample 1 chromosome 11a, ASM3025357v1 contains these coding sequences:
- the LOC131307044 gene encoding probable cellulose synthase A catalytic subunit 9 [UDP-forming] gives MHCHGWRSVYCNPIRPGFKGSAHINLSNRLHQILQQASGSIEIFLSSHCPLWYGYECGLKPLERFAYINSVVYPFTSIPLITYCTLPAVCLFTGKFIVPEISNYASIVFMALFISIAATSILEIQWGRVTLDDWWRNEQFSLISGVSSHFFALFQGLLKALTGVNANITIASKDGGNEESLELHLFKWTSLLIPPTTLLIINVIGVIVGVANAINNGYDTWGLLAKVTNNKSISSNDDSHLILFSDSSSIDTFAIIAFGS, from the exons ATGCATTGCCACGGCTGGCGGTCCGTGTACTGCAATCCCATAAGGCCTGGATTTAAGGGATCAGCCCACATAAACCTTTCAAATCGCTTGCACCAGATTCTTCAACAGGCCTCGGGATCCATTGAGATTTTCCTGAGTAGCCACTGTCCACTTTGGTATGGTTACGAGTGTGGTTTAAAACCACTAGAGCGATTCGCGTATATCAACTCGGTTGTGTATCCATTTACATCCATTCCCTTGATCACTTATTGTACCTTACCGGCTGTATGTCTCTTCACTGGGAAGTTCATCGTCCCTGAG ATTAGCAACTATGCAAGCATTGTGTTCATGGCCCTCTTCATATCAATCGCGGCAACAAGTATCTTAGAGATACAATGGGGACGGGTGACCTTAGACGATTGGTGGAGAAACGAGCAGTTCTCGTTGATCAGCGGAGTCTCCTCCCATTTCTTTGCCCTCTTCCAAGGCCTTCTTAAGGCCTTGACAGGTGTCAACGCAAACATCACCATAGCCTCCAAAGACGGAGGCAACGAAGAGTCTTTGGAGCTCCATCTCTTCAAGTGGACGTCCTTGTTGATCCCTCCGACGACTCTTTTGATCATCAACGTTATCGGGGTTATAGTCGGGGTTGCTAACGCCATCAACAACGGTTACGATACGTGGGGATTGTTAGCAAAAGTCACTAATAACaagtctattt ccagcAACGACGACAGTCACTTGATTCTCTTCTCTGATTCTAGTTCGATCGATACTTTTGCTATCATAGCTTTTGGATCTTGA
- the LOC131306477 gene encoding MDIS1-interacting receptor like kinase 2-like isoform X1, with protein MTSFPANTHSNQFFSFQILLLFFIILSLVFPFHCTAFSSSATGKEVGEGMEAAALLAWKASLDNQSQSLLPSWVVGSNHCDWIGVGCKMAGRVITHIDLKSYGLRGRIPPALVEATQLSRIDLSSNHLVGQIPKKFGSLVSLFVLKLNDNQLSGNIPPELGRLANLETLNLATNKLSGSIPGELGHCIRLLNLSLSNNRLGENIPLDLSQLHGLESLDLAENLLSGKIPEQIGALQRLETLNLSHNELSGFIPSSFDSMLALSSVDISYNKLEGPLPHIKAFREAPLNSIRGNKGLCGNATGLKACQLHGVCRKKEKKLMLPTVLPIFGFLLLSLMALGFFLSFHKNVKCTTKEPTQVNNENLFAIAIYDGKVVYESVIEATENFSAKYCIGEGGYGTVYRATLSNGQVVAVKKLHESSDGDLVNQKGFMSEISTLTEIRHRNIVKLYGYCSHPRHSFLVYEFLQGGSLEKVLGSKEEVVELNWNRRVDVLESLANALSYMHHDCSPPIIHRDISSKNILFDLEYVAHISDFGTARFMKTDSSNWTSFAGTFGYVAPELAYTMEVNEKCDVYSFGVLALEVIMGKHPGDLISLLSSSCSSSSSSSSGHGILLKEVLDQRLSPPTNQVAEQVAVAAKLAFACLNASPMSRPTMHQVARKLSNRRPSLQNEFHLLTLGELLDTNCFTS; from the exons atgacGTCCTTTCCAGCTAACACACATTCAAACCAGTTCTTTTCATTCCAAATCTTGCTTCTCTTCTTCATCATCCTTTCATTGGTCTTTCCTTTTCATTGCACtgccttttcttcttctgcaaCTGGGAAAGAAGTTGGAGAAGGGATGGAAGCGGCGGCTCTCTTGGCATGGAAAGCTAGCCTTGACAACCAAAGCCAATCTCTCCTGCCATCGTGGGTGGTCGGAAGCAACCACTGTGATTGGATTGGAGTTGGCTGCAAAATGGCTGGCAGAGTCATCACTCATATCGACCTTAAGAGTTATGGTTTGAGAG GAAGGATACCGCCTGCATTGGTAGAGGCGACTCAACTATCTAGAATTGATCTCTCTTCAAATCATCTAGTTGGACAGATCCCAAAGAAGTTTGGAAGTTTGGTTTCATTGTTCGTCCTTAAGTTGAATGATAATCAACTATCTGGTAACATTCCTCCAGAACTCGGCCGCCTTGCAAACTTAGAGACTTTAAATTTGGCAACTAACAAATTAAGTGGCTCAATCCCTGGAGAGTTAGGGCATTGCATAAGGCTATTAAACTTGAGTTTGAGCAATAATAGACTTGGGGAAAACATTCCTTTGGATCTAAGTCAACTCCATGGCCTTGAAAGTCTTGATTTGGCTGAGAACTTGTTATCAGGTAAAATACCAGAGCAGATAGGAGCACTGCAAAGGTTAGAAACGCTAAATCTCTCGCACAATGAGCTCTCGGGTTTCATACCATCTTCTTTTGATAGTATGTTAGCTCTTTCATCAGTTGATATATCCTACAATAAACTAGAGGGTCCTCTACCCCACATCAAAGCCTTTCGAGAAGCTCCATTGAATTCAATCCGAGGTAATAAAGGTTTATGTGGTAATGCTACTGGTTTGAAGGCGTGCCAACTTCATGGGGTTTgtagaaagaaggaaaagaaattgaTGTTACCAACCGTACTTCCTATCTTTGGATTTCTACTTCTTTCCCTCATGGCTCTCggatttttcttgtcttttcatAAGAACGTCAAGTGCACAACAAAAGAGCCAACACAAGTTAATAATGAAAATCTTTTTGCAATAGCGATTTATGATGGGAAAGTGGTGTATGAAAGCGTCATTGAAGCAACTGAGAACTTCAGTGCCAAATACTGCATTGGGGAAGGAGGATATGGTACTGTTTATAGAGCTACCTTGTCAAATGGTCAAGTCGTTGCTGTGAAGAAACTCCACGAATCATCTGATGGTGACTTGGTTAATCAAAAGGGCTTTATGAGCGAGATCAGTACATTAACCGAGATAAGGCACCGCAACATTGTAAAGCTTTATGGATATTGCTCACATCCAAGACACTCATTTTTGGTTTACGAGTTCTTGCAAGGTGGAAGCTTGGAAAAGGTATTGGGCTCCAAGGAAGAAGTTGTAGAGTTGAATTGGAACAGAAGAGTGGATGTTCTTGAGAGTTTGGCCAATGCTCTATCTTATATGCACCATGATTGTTCGCCTCCAATCATTCATCGTGACATATCaagcaaaaatattttgtttgatttggagtATGTGGCTCACATCTCTGATTTCGGGACGGCTAGATTTATGAAGACTGACTCTTCCAATTGGACTTCGTTTGCAGGAACCTTTGGATATGTTGCTCCCG aaCTTGCATATACAATGGAAGTGAATGAGAAGTGTGACGTATACAGTTTTGGGGTTCTGGCACTGGAAGTGATTATGGGGAAGCATCCAGGTGATCTCATCTCGCTTCTATCATCATCATGTTCATCGTCATCGTCATCATCAAGTGGACATGGGATTTTATTGAAGGAAGTCTTGGACCAACGCCTATCGCCTCCTACAAATCAAGTGGCAGAACAAGTAGCGGTTGCTGCGAAATTAGCATTCGCATGTTTGAACGCCAGTCCAATGTCTCGACCAACCATGCACCAAGTTGCTAGGAAGCTGTCAAATCGGAGGCCGTCTCTGCAAAATGAGTTCCACCTGCTTACGCTAGGAGAACTCCTTGATACCAACTGCTTCACTTCTTGA
- the LOC131306477 gene encoding MDIS1-interacting receptor like kinase 2-like isoform X2, whose translation MTSFPANTHSNQFFSFQILLLFFIILSLVFPFHCTAFSSSATGKEVGEGMEAAALLAWKASLDNQSQSLLPSWVVGSNHCDWIGVGCKMAGRVITHIDLKSYGLRVDISYNKLEGPLPHIKAFREAPLNSIRGNKGLCGNATGLKACQLHGVCRKKEKKLMLPTVLPIFGFLLLSLMALGFFLSFHKNVKCTTKEPTQVNNENLFAIAIYDGKVVYESVIEATENFSAKYCIGEGGYGTVYRATLSNGQVVAVKKLHESSDGDLVNQKGFMSEISTLTEIRHRNIVKLYGYCSHPRHSFLVYEFLQGGSLEKVLGSKEEVVELNWNRRVDVLESLANALSYMHHDCSPPIIHRDISSKNILFDLEYVAHISDFGTARFMKTDSSNWTSFAGTFGYVAPELAYTMEVNEKCDVYSFGVLALEVIMGKHPGDLISLLSSSCSSSSSSSSGHGILLKEVLDQRLSPPTNQVAEQVAVAAKLAFACLNASPMSRPTMHQVARKLSNRRPSLQNEFHLLTLGELLDTNCFTS comes from the exons atgacGTCCTTTCCAGCTAACACACATTCAAACCAGTTCTTTTCATTCCAAATCTTGCTTCTCTTCTTCATCATCCTTTCATTGGTCTTTCCTTTTCATTGCACtgccttttcttcttctgcaaCTGGGAAAGAAGTTGGAGAAGGGATGGAAGCGGCGGCTCTCTTGGCATGGAAAGCTAGCCTTGACAACCAAAGCCAATCTCTCCTGCCATCGTGGGTGGTCGGAAGCAACCACTGTGATTGGATTGGAGTTGGCTGCAAAATGGCTGGCAGAGTCATCACTCATATCGACCTTAAGAGTTATGGTTTGAGAG TTGATATATCCTACAATAAACTAGAGGGTCCTCTACCCCACATCAAAGCCTTTCGAGAAGCTCCATTGAATTCAATCCGAGGTAATAAAGGTTTATGTGGTAATGCTACTGGTTTGAAGGCGTGCCAACTTCATGGGGTTTgtagaaagaaggaaaagaaattgaTGTTACCAACCGTACTTCCTATCTTTGGATTTCTACTTCTTTCCCTCATGGCTCTCggatttttcttgtcttttcatAAGAACGTCAAGTGCACAACAAAAGAGCCAACACAAGTTAATAATGAAAATCTTTTTGCAATAGCGATTTATGATGGGAAAGTGGTGTATGAAAGCGTCATTGAAGCAACTGAGAACTTCAGTGCCAAATACTGCATTGGGGAAGGAGGATATGGTACTGTTTATAGAGCTACCTTGTCAAATGGTCAAGTCGTTGCTGTGAAGAAACTCCACGAATCATCTGATGGTGACTTGGTTAATCAAAAGGGCTTTATGAGCGAGATCAGTACATTAACCGAGATAAGGCACCGCAACATTGTAAAGCTTTATGGATATTGCTCACATCCAAGACACTCATTTTTGGTTTACGAGTTCTTGCAAGGTGGAAGCTTGGAAAAGGTATTGGGCTCCAAGGAAGAAGTTGTAGAGTTGAATTGGAACAGAAGAGTGGATGTTCTTGAGAGTTTGGCCAATGCTCTATCTTATATGCACCATGATTGTTCGCCTCCAATCATTCATCGTGACATATCaagcaaaaatattttgtttgatttggagtATGTGGCTCACATCTCTGATTTCGGGACGGCTAGATTTATGAAGACTGACTCTTCCAATTGGACTTCGTTTGCAGGAACCTTTGGATATGTTGCTCCCG aaCTTGCATATACAATGGAAGTGAATGAGAAGTGTGACGTATACAGTTTTGGGGTTCTGGCACTGGAAGTGATTATGGGGAAGCATCCAGGTGATCTCATCTCGCTTCTATCATCATCATGTTCATCGTCATCGTCATCATCAAGTGGACATGGGATTTTATTGAAGGAAGTCTTGGACCAACGCCTATCGCCTCCTACAAATCAAGTGGCAGAACAAGTAGCGGTTGCTGCGAAATTAGCATTCGCATGTTTGAACGCCAGTCCAATGTCTCGACCAACCATGCACCAAGTTGCTAGGAAGCTGTCAAATCGGAGGCCGTCTCTGCAAAATGAGTTCCACCTGCTTACGCTAGGAGAACTCCTTGATACCAACTGCTTCACTTCTTGA
- the LOC131307045 gene encoding uncharacterized protein LOC131307045 has translation MEDLKAAPAKLDDYKAEVKDPLEDFNVGTEEDPRILHVCAALPDEMKDRLKYLLLEFKDCFAWDYPDMPGLNRSLVEHKIPIKEDFVSYQQIPRQMTPEVQKEVKKEMERLFKAKFIRPVKYVEWISNIVPVIKKNGKVRICIDFRNLNTASPKDEYHMPVVDHLVDATAGHRFLSFMDGYSGYNQIFIAEEDTHKTAFRCPGYIGLFEWIVMAFGLKNAGATYQRTMNVIFHDLIERFMEVYIDDIVVKSNTFDEHIDYLRQVLVRMRLYKLKMNAMKCAFGVTAGNFLGFLVHKKGIEVDKDKAKAIIKAQPPTNKQELQQFLGQVNFLRRFISNLSGKTLAFSPLLKLKSQKDFKWEGEHQKAFEFLKQSLVRPPVLMPPINGKPLKLYISAGHQSIGCLLAQDNENGHEQAIYYLSRRLNECEIKYKPIEKLCLTLYFSATKLRCYMLPSTVYVIAQTDIIKYMLTRPILRGKQGKWLLSLIEYDLQYMPQKAVKGQALADFITNHPNILIEKDEFEIHLVEIKPWKLSFDGSKTDRGVGAGVVFTSPKGEFLQFSFQLDENRILTNNQAEYEALIIGLEIAKELNIRYLNVAGDSQLVIRQITGEYKCNHPLLEFQLQKVKILITYFDEVHLQHVYRLENSDANQMAQIASGIRIPEGQSEKLIKVQKRFLPFSIERDSNDFDIMEINLVDDWRVPIRKFLENPKEKIDRNIKQRAINYVIVGNDLFRKSSDEVLLLCIGKSQAMTVMGEVHEGTCGSHQSGEKMKWLLKRYGYYWPTIRKDCISYAKGCQKCQQYGPIQRVPAFPLQSIVKPWPFRGWAIDMIGEIVPHSSQQHEYVMVATDYFTKWTEAIPLKNVAQKQVIDFIEEHIFCRFGIPETITVDQASVFNGHEVMTYVNSYGVKILNSSPYYAQANGQVESTNKIIKNTLSKMIIDNPRDWHDLLPRVLWAYRTSKRESTRATPYELVYGQAAVLPVEVNIISHRVAKHYSPNNMDFEEAMYQELDGLEESRMDALNNIQAQKRNLERVYNKRVHEKSFAEGDLVWKAILPLDKKKKGHFGKWSPNWEGPFRVLKVLRGGAYQLESILGSVHERTINGKYLKAYFPSPWELIEE, from the coding sequence ATGGAAGATCTTAAAGCTGCTCCTGCTAAGCTTGATGATTataaagcagaagtaaaagatcCATTAGAGGATTTTAATGTAGGAACAGAGGAAGATCCAAGAATTCTTCATGTATGTGCTGCTTTACCTGATGAAATGAAGGATCGTTTGAAGTACTTGTTATTAGAATTCAAGGATTGCTTTGCTTGGGATTATCCTGATATGCCTGGTTTGAATAGATCACTAGTTGAACATAAAATTCCTATTAAAGAGGATTTTGTCTCATATCAACAGATTCCAAGACAGATGACACCTGAAGTtcaaaaagaagtaaagaaagaaatggaacgatTATTTAAGGCCAAATTTATTAGGCCTGTTAAGTATGTTGAATggatttcaaatattgttcctGTAATCAAGAAAAATGGCAAGGTTAGAATATGCATTGATTTTAGGAATTTGAATACGGCATCACCAAAAGATGAGTATCATATGCCTGTTGTAGACCATCTAGTGGATGCAACCGCAGGCCATCGATTTCTTTCCTTTATGGATGGTTATTCTGGATATAACCAAATATTCATTGCAGAGGAAGATACACACAAAACTGCATTTAGATGTCCAGGATATATTGGACTATTCGAATGGATTGTTATGGCGTTTGGATTAAAGAATGCAGGAGCAACTTATCAAAGAACAATGAATGTGATTTTTCATGACCTAATTGAAAGGTTTATGGaagtttatattgatgatatagTGGTAAAATCAAATACATTTGATGAGCATATAGACTATTTAAGACAAGTCTTGGTAAGAATGAGACTATATAAGCTgaaaatgaatgcaatgaaatGTGCTTTTGGGGTTACTgctggaaattttttgggatttctgGTTCATAAAAAAGGGATTGAGGTTGATAAAGATAAAGCAAAAGCTATAATAAAAGCACAGCCTCCAACAAATAAACAGGAACTCCAACAGTTTCTAGGACAGGTAAATTTTCTTAGGCGATTTATCTCTAATCTGTCTGGAAAAACTCTTGCTTTTTCCCCACTCTTAAAGTTAAAATCTCAGAAAGATTTTAAATGGGAGGGAGAACATCAGAAGgcatttgagtttttaaagcaATCATTGGTAAGGCCTCCTGTTTTGATGCCACCAATAAATGGAAAGCCTTTAAAATTATACATCTCAGCAGGACACCAGTcgattggttgtcttttggctcaagataatgaaaatggCCATGAACAAGCCATATATTATCTTAGTAGGAGATTAAATGAATGTGAGATAAAATACAAGCCTATTGAGAAGCTATGCTTGACATTATACTTTTCTGCCACCAAGCTAAGATGTTACATGTTACCATCGACGGTATATGTGATTGCACAAACGGACATCATCAAATATATGTTAACAAGGCCCATATTAAGAGGTAAACAAGGGAAATGGTTGTTATCCTTAATAGAGTATGATTTACAGTACatgcctcaaaaggcagtaaaagggCAAGCTTTAGCTGACTTCATAACGAATCATCCTAACATATTAATAGAAAAGGATGAATTTGAGATACATTTGGTTGAAATAAAACCATGGAAGTTGTCATTTGATGGCTCCAAGACTGACAGAGGAGTTGGAGCAGGTGTAGTTTTTACATCCCCAAAAGGAGAATTCTTGCAGTTCTCTTTTCAGTTAGATGAAAACAGGATTTTAaccaacaatcaagctgagtatgaagctTTGATTATTGGATTAGAGattgcaaaagaattgaatattaGGTATTTAAATGTTGCAGGAGATTCGCAATTGGTAATTCGACAGATAACAGGCGAATATAAGTGCAATCATCCTTTATTAGAATTTCAACTACAGAAAGTTAAAATTCTAATAACATATTTTGATGAAGTGCATTTACAACATGTTTATAGATTGGAGAATAGTGATGCTAATCAAATGGCACAAATTGCTTCTGGGATTAGGATTCCAGAAGGGCaaagtgaaaaattaataaaggtCCAAAAGAGATTCTTGCCTTTCTCTATTGAAAGAGATAGTAATGATTTTGATATTATGGAAATAAATCTGGTTGATGATTGGAGGGTTCCAATAAGGAAATTTCTAGAGAACCCAAAGGAGAAAATAGACAGAAATATAAAGCAAAGAGCCATAAACTATGTTATAGTAGGCAATGATTTATTCAGAAAATCTTCAGATGAAGTATTATTGCTGTGCATTGGTAAATCCCAAGCAATGACAGTTATGGGTGAAgttcatgagggaacttgtggtTCTCACCAGtctggagagaaaatgaaatggttacTCAAAAGATATGGCTATTATTGGCCAACAATAAGAAAAGATTGTATCTCATATGCTAAGGGGTGTCAAAAGTGTCAGCAATATGGACCTATTCAAAGGGTTCCAGCTTTTCCTTTACAGTCAATTGTCAAACCATGGCCTTTCAGGGGATGGGCAATTGATATGATTGGAGAAATAGTTCCTCATTCTTCTCAACAGCATGAGTATGTAATGGTGGCGAcggattattttacaaaatggacagaaGCTATCCCATTGAAGAATGTAGCACAGAAACAAGTAATTGATTTCATTGAGGAGCATATTTTCTGTCGATTTGGTATTCCTGAGACAATAACAGTTGACCAAGCATCTGTGTTCAATGGTCATGAAGTAATGACTTATGTTAACTCATATGGAGTTaagatcttgaattcttctccTTATTATGCCCAAGCAAATGGGCAAGTAGAATCtacaaataaaattattaagaatACTTTATCTAAAATGATAATTGACAATCCAAGGGATTGGCATGATCTACTGCCAAGAGTGTTGTGGGCCTATAGGACTTCAAAAAGGGAGAGCACCAGGGCTACACCATATGAGCTAGTATATGGCCAAGCCGCAGTTTTACCCGTCGAAGTTAATATTATATCTCACAGAGTGGCTAAGCATTATAGCCCAAACAAtatggattttgaggaagcaaTGTATCAAGAATTAGATGgactggaagaatccagaatggATGCTTTAAATAACATACAAGCACAGAAAAGGAATTTAGAAAGAGTCTACAATAAAAGAGTCCATGAGAAATCATTTGCAGAAGGTGATTTGGTTTGGAAAGCAATTTTGCCCttagataagaaaaagaaagggcacTTTGGTAAATGGTCCCCAAATTGGGAGGGACCATTTCGTGTGTTAAAAGTTTTAAGAGGAGGTGCGTATCAGTTAGAATCTATTCTTGGAAGTGTCCATGAAAGAACAATCAATGGAAAGTATTTAAAGGCATATTTTCCATCCCCTTGGGAGTTAATTGAagaatga
- the LOC131306487 gene encoding abscisic stress-ripening protein 2-like, which translates to MSDGKHHHHHIGHHHKEEDSGPVDYAKEAKHHKHQEHLAELGAVAAGAFALHEKHKAKKDPEHAHKHRVEEEIAVVVAAGSAGYAIHEHHEKKAAKHHEPHHGHHHH; encoded by the exons ATGTCTGACGGgaagcaccaccaccaccatatcGGCCACCACCACAAGGAGGAAGACAGCGGGCCAGTTGACTATGCCAAAGAGGCCAAACACCACAAGCATCAGGAGCACCTCGCCGAGCTCGGTGCCGTTGCTGCTGGCGCTTTCGCCTTG CATGAGAAGCACAAGGCAAAGAAAGATCCGGAGCATGCCCACAAGCACAGAGTAGAGGAAGAAATTGCAGTCGTAGTTGCAGCTGGATCCGCTGGGTACGCGATCCACGAGCACCATGAGAAGAAAGCAGCAAAGCATCATGAACCTCACCacggccaccaccaccactaa